The following coding sequences are from one Beggiatoa alba B18LD window:
- a CDS encoding CDP-6-deoxy-delta-3,4-glucoseen reductase yields MLSTFITYNANHLITMTYTVYLRPSNQHFYVEPQEPLLTAALKQHLLLPYSCRGGSCGACKAKLLSGQIDYLIPPSYKSQLAKDEILLCLATAQTDLEIASTLTQSTQGITDTKKMPCRVEKLQKLSEDVMQLWLKIPEHEALHFQAGQYLDILLNDGRKRSFSIASTVADLPLIELHIRRVNDGCFTQQVFDSLKVKDILRIELPLGAFFLRQDTQLPILFVAGGTGFAPVKAMIQQALAENRQREMIFYWGVRHQQDLYMHDTITQWAKDYPFIHYVPVLSEPLAEDQWQGKTGLVHEVVLQDIPHLMDYVVYASGPPVMVATAHQHFIARGLPATQFYSDPFEFAKDKK; encoded by the coding sequence TTGTTAAGTACATTCATTACTTATAACGCTAATCACTTAATAACAATGACTTACACTGTTTACTTACGTCCCAGCAATCAACATTTTTATGTTGAACCGCAAGAACCCTTATTAACAGCCGCTTTAAAACAGCACTTACTCCTTCCCTATAGTTGTCGCGGGGGAAGTTGTGGCGCATGTAAAGCTAAGTTATTAAGTGGTCAAATCGATTACTTAATTCCCCCCAGTTACAAGAGCCAATTAGCAAAAGACGAAATTCTGTTATGTCTTGCAACGGCACAAACAGACCTTGAGATTGCCAGCACGCTAACGCAATCAACGCAGGGGATAACAGACACTAAAAAAATGCCGTGTCGTGTGGAGAAATTGCAAAAATTATCTGAAGATGTCATGCAACTATGGCTGAAAATTCCTGAGCATGAAGCCCTACACTTTCAAGCAGGACAATATTTAGATATTTTGTTGAACGATGGACGAAAACGCAGTTTTTCCATTGCCTCAACCGTTGCCGATTTACCCCTGATTGAATTACATATTCGTCGAGTTAATGATGGTTGTTTTACCCAACAGGTTTTTGATAGCTTGAAAGTCAAAGACATTTTGCGGATAGAACTGCCATTAGGCGCATTTTTCCTACGTCAGGATACCCAGTTACCCATTTTATTTGTTGCAGGTGGAACTGGCTTTGCACCTGTTAAAGCGATGATTCAACAGGCATTAGCAGAAAATAGACAACGGGAAATGATTTTTTACTGGGGCGTGCGCCATCAACAAGATTTATACATGCACGACACCATTACCCAATGGGCAAAAGATTATCCTTTTATCCACTATGTTCCCGTTTTATCAGAACCTTTAGCGGAAGACCAATGGCAAGGTAAAACAGGTTTAGTACACGAGGTTGTTTTACAAGATATTCCTCATTTAATGGATTATGTCGTTTACGCCAGTGGCCCGCCTGTGATGGTTGCAACTGCACATCAACATTTTATTGCTCGAGGATTACCCGCAACACAATTTTATTCCGACCCTTTCGAATTTGCGAAAGATAAGAAATAA
- the nifE gene encoding nitrogenase iron-molybdenum cofactor biosynthesis protein NifE: MTMKAKDIAELLNEPACTHNKKEKSGCARPKPGSTAGGCAFDGAQIALLPIADVAHIVHGPIACAGSSWDNRGTRSSGSTLYRLGMTTDLTENDIIMGRAEKRLFHAIKQAIDDHNPAAIFVYNTCVPALIGDDIEAVCKSAQARWGTPIVPVDSAGFYGTKNLGNRIGGEAMVKFVVGTREPDPLPACAQDAGMKIHSVNLVGEYNIAGEFWHVLPLLDELGLRVLCTLSGDARYREVQTMHRAEVTMMVCSKAMLNVARKLEDQYKIPWFEGSFYGITDTSQALRDFARIINDPDLTERTEKLIVREETRIRAALAPWRERLKGKRVLLYTGGVKSWSVVSALQDLGMVVVATGTKKSTEEDKERIREIMGKDAKMIDDGNPRALLNIFKDYKADILIAGGRNMYTALKAKIPFLDINQEREFGYEGYEGMLELVRQLALTIESPIWSAVRQPAPWKTPLQPSIA, translated from the coding sequence ATGACCATGAAGGCGAAAGATATAGCTGAATTGCTCAATGAGCCAGCATGTACGCACAACAAGAAAGAAAAATCAGGCTGTGCACGTCCTAAGCCAGGTTCGACAGCAGGTGGTTGCGCATTTGATGGTGCACAAATCGCATTATTACCGATTGCCGACGTTGCGCATATTGTCCATGGGCCTATCGCTTGCGCGGGGAGTTCTTGGGACAATCGTGGTACGCGCTCCTCTGGTTCTACTTTATATCGTCTTGGTATGACAACGGATTTAACCGAAAACGATATTATTATGGGTCGCGCAGAAAAACGTTTATTTCATGCGATTAAACAAGCGATTGATGATCATAATCCCGCTGCGATTTTTGTATATAACACTTGTGTTCCCGCGTTAATTGGTGATGATATTGAGGCGGTCTGTAAATCTGCACAAGCCCGTTGGGGTACGCCCATTGTCCCTGTTGATTCCGCAGGTTTTTACGGAACAAAGAATTTAGGTAATCGCATTGGGGGTGAGGCAATGGTCAAATTCGTGGTTGGTACACGTGAGCCTGACCCGTTACCTGCCTGTGCACAAGACGCTGGAATGAAAATTCACAGCGTGAATTTAGTCGGCGAATACAATATTGCGGGTGAATTCTGGCACGTTTTACCCCTCTTAGATGAACTGGGTTTACGGGTGCTCTGTACCTTATCAGGCGATGCACGTTATCGTGAAGTGCAAACCATGCACCGTGCAGAAGTGACCATGATGGTCTGTTCTAAAGCCATGTTAAACGTGGCACGTAAACTCGAAGATCAATATAAAATTCCTTGGTTTGAGGGAAGTTTCTACGGCATTACAGATACCTCTCAAGCCCTCCGTGATTTTGCACGTATTATTAATGATCCAGACTTAACCGAGCGCACCGAAAAATTAATCGTGCGTGAAGAAACGCGCATTCGTGCAGCCCTTGCTCCATGGCGGGAACGCTTAAAGGGTAAACGGGTACTGCTCTATACGGGTGGCGTTAAATCGTGGTCAGTGGTGTCTGCGTTGCAGGATTTGGGCATGGTTGTTGTTGCAACAGGCACAAAGAAATCCACGGAAGAAGATAAGGAACGGATCAGGGAAATTATGGGCAAGGATGCCAAAATGATTGATGATGGCAACCCGCGTGCTTTACTGAATATCTTTAAGGACTACAAGGCAGATATTCTGATTGCGGGTGGTCGAAATATGTACACCGCGCTAAAAGCAAAAATTCCGTTCTTAGATATTAATCAGGAGCGTGAATTTGGTTATGAAGGTTATGAAGGTATGTTAGAACTGGTGCGTCAATTGGCTTTAACCATTGAAAGTCCAATTTGGTCAGCCGTTCGTCAACCTGCCCCTTGGAAAACCCCCTTGCAACCGTCTATTGCTTAG
- the dsrK gene encoding sulfate reduction electron transfer complex DsrMKJOP subunit DsrK: protein MATIETPTLRTHPSVPALQRDAMRDKFPYPAKPDTQTALGYPAKLIDNWQTVAIAKMGELVSHNKALKVYLDACVKCGACTDKCHYFIGTADPKNMPVARQDLFRQVYRRYYTWTGRFFPKLVGAKDLTPAILDDWYNYFHQCSQCRRCAVFCPYGIDTAEISMAAREILDHIGKGQKYCNEIVHKVHKVGNNLGLPAPALRHTLESLEEDILQETGVAVRLPLDEIGAEVLFITPSADFFAEPHVDGLIGYAKVFHQAGISWTLSTHASEAANFGLFIGSQEHLQKIALRIRDAAHDLKAKRIVFGECGHAWRVAYNFLKSLVGEFEFLDARYPIPQHICEVTHDLLQRGALHIDKTANDARVLTFHDSCNIARASRMGHTSGGQFSIPREIIRAVANHFYEMPAKTRHEKTFCCGGGGGLLTDELLELRVKGALPRMEALQAVTQAHNVTHLVTICAICKTQFSKVLPYYGFNMNQVMSLHHLVGDALIL from the coding sequence ATGGCTACGATTGAAACGCCAACATTAAGAACCCATCCCAGCGTGCCTGCGTTACAAAGAGACGCAATGCGCGATAAATTCCCTTATCCTGCCAAACCTGATACACAAACCGCACTTGGTTATCCCGCCAAACTTATCGATAACTGGCAAACTGTCGCCATTGCTAAAATGGGCGAATTAGTCAGTCACAATAAAGCCTTAAAAGTCTATTTAGATGCTTGTGTCAAATGTGGCGCGTGCACGGATAAATGCCATTACTTTATCGGTACTGCTGACCCTAAAAATATGCCTGTTGCCCGTCAGGACTTATTCCGCCAAGTGTATCGCCGTTATTACACGTGGACAGGGCGATTTTTTCCGAAACTGGTCGGTGCGAAAGATTTAACTCCCGCAATTCTCGATGATTGGTATAACTATTTTCATCAATGTTCACAATGTCGCCGTTGTGCCGTTTTCTGTCCTTATGGTATTGATACAGCAGAAATATCAATGGCAGCCCGTGAAATTTTAGACCACATCGGCAAAGGGCAAAAATACTGTAATGAAATTGTGCATAAAGTCCATAAAGTCGGTAATAACTTAGGCTTACCTGCTCCTGCTTTGCGCCACACTTTAGAAAGTTTAGAAGAAGACATTTTGCAAGAAACAGGCGTTGCCGTGCGTTTACCTTTAGATGAAATAGGTGCAGAGGTTTTGTTTATTACACCGTCAGCAGATTTTTTTGCAGAACCGCATGTCGACGGTTTAATTGGCTATGCAAAAGTCTTTCATCAAGCAGGCATTTCTTGGACATTAAGCACTCATGCGAGCGAAGCCGCTAATTTTGGCTTATTTATTGGCAGTCAGGAACATTTGCAAAAAATTGCCTTACGCATTCGTGACGCTGCGCATGATTTAAAAGCGAAGCGAATTGTTTTCGGCGAATGTGGTCATGCGTGGCGAGTGGCTTATAACTTCTTAAAATCGCTGGTGGGCGAGTTTGAATTTTTAGATGCCCGTTATCCAATTCCGCAACATATTTGCGAAGTAACACATGATTTATTACAGCGTGGTGCGTTACATATTGATAAAACAGCAAATGATGCGCGTGTCCTCACTTTTCACGACTCTTGTAACATCGCCCGTGCTTCGCGTATGGGACATACAAGTGGCGGACAGTTCAGTATTCCCCGTGAGATTATTCGCGCCGTTGCGAATCATTTTTATGAAATGCCTGCAAAGACAAGGCATGAGAAAACATTTTGTTGTGGCGGTGGCGGGGGGTTATTAACGGATGAATTGTTAGAATTGCGGGTTAAAGGCGCGTTACCACGGATGGAAGCTTTGCAAGCCGTGACACAAGCGCATAATGTGACGCATCTTGTAACCATCTGCGCGATTTGCAAAACGCAATTTAGTAAAGTTCTGCCTTATTATGGATTTAACATGAATCAAGTCATGAGTTTGCATCACTTAGTTGGCGATGCGTTAATTCTTTAA